Proteins encoded in a region of the Manis javanica isolate MJ-LG chromosome 15, MJ_LKY, whole genome shotgun sequence genome:
- the TMEM116 gene encoding transmembrane protein 116 isoform X5, translating into MALLSVIGSSSLIAYIVFQNIQKSPEILYISSFLYTINYIWYLYKEMRVKHNQSGQSTFPLVIDYTCRLGPIAIVFSSLIPVLLMIPVFCLGNARECFCNFSQSHRCILMYSPPSAIAELLPFANISVCSTLYFYQLITFLASFLLSLFIIVVLLIQAQTLYKKFLKSTGFLGSEQWAVIYIMEQRVCFYPVAFFCCWGPAVILVIIKLTKPQDTKLHLALYVLQALTASSQGLLNCGVYSWTQYRFYQVKQEARHDADTQTPLLCSQKRFYSKTLDPLESTFAFTTSTSTIL; encoded by the exons ATACTCtacatttcctcatttctctaCACCATCAATTACATCTGGTATCTGTACAAAGAAATGAGGGTGAAACACAACCAGAGTGGACAGAGCACATTTCCACTG GTTATAGATTATACTTGTCGACTTGGCCCAATAGCCATTGTTTTTTCAAG CCTGATACCTGTGCTTTTGATGATTCCTGTATTCTGTTTGGGCAATGCTAGGGAATGTTTCTGCAACTTCAGCCAGAGCCACAG GTGTATCCTGATGTACTCACCACCATCAGCCATAGCTGAACTCCTGCCTTTTGCCAACATATCAGTCTGTAGCACACTTTACTTTTATCAGCTCATAACTTTCCTGGCCAGCTTTCTACTCAGCCTCTTCATCATTGTG GTCTTACTCATCCAAGCCCAGACACTGTACAAGAAGTTTCTGAAATCGACGGGCTTTCTGGGGAGTGAACAATGGGCAGTGATTTATATTATGGAGCAGCGAGTGTGCTTCTACCCAGTGGCCTTCTTTTGCTGCTGGGGCCCAG CTGTCATTTTGGTGATCATAAAGTTGACTAAGCCACAGGACACCAAGCTTCACCTGGCCCTCTATGTTCTCCAG GCTCTAACAGCATCATCCCAGGGTCTGCTCAACTGTGGAGTATACAGCTGGACACAGTACAGATTCTACCAAGTAAAGCAAGAGGCCCGGCATGATGCAGACACCCAGACACCATTATTATGCTCACAGAAGAGATTCTATAGCAAGACCCTAGATCCACTGGAATCTACCTTTGCTTTTACTACCAGCACCTCCACCATTCTTTGA